Proteins from a genomic interval of Dama dama isolate Ldn47 chromosome 1, ASM3311817v1, whole genome shotgun sequence:
- the LOC133056587 gene encoding putative olfactory receptor 5AK3: protein MGQNNGTEVTEFILLGFAGQHKSWHVFFTVFLVIYMATLVGNIGMILLIKTDSSLHTPMYVFLQNLAFVDLCYATAITPKMLHNLMSTKNSISFFGCMVQLLVYGTFVTSDCYILAAMAVDRYVAICNPLRYGTVMSQRVCSQLLTGSYFMGFLNASVNVSFTFSLKFCKSNKINHFFCDEPPILALSCSDIYFSIMVLAGFVGFNLTFTILVIIFSYMFILSAILKISSAAGRKKAFSTCASHLTAVTIFYGTLSYMYLHRGTIESQEQEKMASIFYGVVIPMLNPLIYSLRNQDVREALKGVRKKCF from the coding sequence ATGGGACAAAACAATGGTACTGAAGTAACTGAATTCATTCTCCTGGGATTTGCTGGTCAACATAAGTCTTGGCATGTCTTTTTCACAGTATTTCTAGTGATCTACATGGCCACACTAGTGGGTAACATAGGCATGATCCTCCTCATCAAGACTGACTCTTCCCTTCACACCCCCATGTACGTTTTCCTCCAAAACTTGGCTTTTGTTGATCTCTGTTATGCCACTGCTATCACTCCCAAGATGTTGCATAATTTGATGAGCACCAAAAATTCCATCTCATTCTTCGGATGTATGGTGCAATTACTAGTCTATGGTACCTTTGTAACAAGTGATTGCTACATCCTGGCAGCTATGGCAGTGGACCgttatgtggccatctgtaaccCACTTCGCTATGGAACTGTCATGTCCCAGAGAGTCTGCAGTCAACTCTTAACTGGTTCATACTTCATGGGCTTCCTGAATGCTTCTGTCAATGTAAGTTTTACTTTCTCACTGAAGTTTTGCAAATCCAATAAAATTAACCACTTTTTCTGTGATGAACCCCCAATTCTGGCCCTCTCATGCTCTGATATTTACTTCAGCATCATGGTGCTAGCAGGCTTTGTGGGTTTTAACTTGACATTCACTATACTGGTCATCATCTTTTCCTACATGTTTATCTTGTCTGCCATCCTGAAGATCTCTTCTGCTGCAGGGAGGAagaaagccttctccacctgtgccTCCCACCTGACAGCTGTCACCATTTTCTATGGAACGCTCTCTTATATGTACCTGCACCGTGGTACCATAGAGTCTCAAGAGCAAGAAAAAATGGCTTCCATTTTTTATGGGGTTGTGATTCCCATGTTAAACCCTCTCATCTACAGTCTGAGAAACCAAGATGTAAGAGAAGCCCTAAAAGGGGTTCGAAAGAAGTGTTTCTAG